The Lycium barbarum isolate Lr01 chromosome 11, ASM1917538v2, whole genome shotgun sequence genome contains the following window.
ATAATTTTTCAATATAACTACGAATACATAAATGAGTTTAGTGTAATAACGCCGTCGCATTATCTGCTTAGCTGGACGCCAATAGATTTTCCTGAATGAGCCAGCTGGCAAAATGCACTCCAGCACATGGCCAGCTACTTATGTCTAAATTTTGCCAACATGTGTTTACCAGATTACCCCTGTTTGCATATGGATTTCACGTAAATGCCAAGTTTAAAAAGCCTTGTTTTGAGGTGGATATTTCCCcatcactctctctctctctctctcatcgaAGTCTCCATGTGGAAAGTGTtgccctttttttgttttttggtaaTAAAATAATtctcattttttttataattattttctCCGTTTCATTTTAGGAAAGTTACATAATTGGCCGCTCGACCAAGAATATATGTAGCCACTAATTAATATTCATATTACTATAGCTGCTGGCCGGCTGTTTAAGTGGTTGCTTTCAAAGTAAAAAGGTGAAATTACGAAATTTTCAGTATGAATGGGTATAGAATAGCAAttctttaaaataaaatttgcataTTCAAAAATCGCATAAAATAGCTTAACTCCCAATAACTAAAATTTCAATTATTTAAAcaattttagaaaataaaaacTTGTTTGGCATTCTTATATAGCACTCTCTTCCTCCCATATTAGGTGATTTACTTTGACCGTAATGGAGTTTAAGTAAGAGAGAAAGACTTTAAaaacttgtggtttaaaataaatcattaatatatgtgattgtaaatcatctcaataaagataaaatgagaagcttaaattaaattatttctgaTTATATAATGTACCATTATTTTggaatatattaaaaaaatgtgtcacataaattggtacATATGGAAAAATTAAAGGTGCCATGGAATCAAGGATTATAAAGTTTGAGGCGTATCTGATCGACGGAGTAATGAATTTGATAGAGTAAAATAGAAGGTACCAAATTGGAATGTGAATCAAATAAGTAATATAATGCTAAATTGCAGAATTATTAAACTCTTTCTCCGATCTTAACGGCAAGAATTACTTTGTCTTGaagcttttctttttctctttttgtttaaATTTATACAAAAAGGATAATCCATTATTAGTTAAAAATTTCCACTTTAAGGGAATATAAACACATTTAAGGAAAGAATGATCGAGGCCcgagtatataaatatatatgtaaagtAGCAGATAAATTTAGTAAAAGAGATGTCCTCTCTTTCCTTTTCATCTTCTTTCGGTTTTTAAAAATTTCCCCTTTTAGGTTTTCAAATGATGAATTTGTAACGAAAGTTGGTCAAAAGTTGGATATCGAAAGCGAGATGGAAAAGTAATAGGTTCAAAATACAGCAATTTTATTCTTCACAATATTGAAAAGTTTAAATCAAGTTCTAACTTGCActtgtatgaatatgatataCAAACCTAATGGAATTATTTAAATTTATAAAAGACAAACCTTAATGTATATGATAGCTAGATTCACATAACCACACGCaaactttctttttccttttccacTGGTGTTCGATATTTGTATTGGGCCAGGCTAATTTGAATTCGTGTTGTGTAAGGCTAATTTACTGAGGATCGAAACGCTCTATAACAGAATTTTTTGATACCCTAGCAACCCGAGATCTCTTATTAAGGGTGGAGATCTTACTCACCCCATTACAACCTTTATTGATAACCATACAAACTTAAACTGTAACCATCCTGAAGTGCGtataatatatcaatataatcTTAAACATGCCATATCATTCCATAAGTTTATTAGAAAAATatgaaataataaaattaaatagtatttaataaataatataaaatatatgtattttataatacattaaaaagaaaaataagacgaATTGAGTAAAAGGAAAGGGTGTTTCTTATCATTGTATACAATTGGAGGCAACACGtatttgaccaaacaatgttgtGAAACGGATGTAGGGTTATTAGAAGCCTAATGAGGATGATGTGGTCTTGTCATGCCACGTGGTAAGCAAAGGATCGGGAGTTTTGTCCAAACATTTTCGTCTATCAAGGGCATTACTGAGGgttaaatatttatttatttattatctgGAGTACAATATGATTTATTTGAGGGGATTAATTCAAATTTGCATAAGAAAATCTCACTATAAGTTTAGAGCGTTTTATATTAAAAGCAacttcatacacaaaatttgaatCTGAAATATTTAATTAAGAATGAAAGAATACTTATCACTCATCACAATCTTTGACAAGTTGATGGTAGTGAGTGTTAACAATGAAAACACACGTGAATCAGAGGGCATCTTGGGGAATTGGAATGACCACCCTACCCTTCCATGTGAAAgtgagaatttaaaaaaaaatgaattaaaaaatGTGTACATTTATGTTATATAATGTAAAAAAATTAATGATAAGTATAGCTAGTTTATTTCTTATATTAATATTTTAATTAGTTATTATTTTATTGAGCTAACAATTAATTATTTTCCTTAAATTTTATAAATAGTTATCTTATAAGTAATTCAATTGTATACATATAGTTTATATATCACCAACGTTTGAAGTAATAAAACTTAAATTACAAGAATCAGGAAAGAAATGACAATTAAAGAGGTAAGCTAATTACGGCTAACAAATTACTGCGAAACAAGGTGTATATTTTATGTCGGTCCAAGTCAAAACCAGAGTCTTGGTTAGGTTTCTGTTAACAACAGAAATTAACGGACGCATTGTCTCCATATCACATAGCAAATTcagtttttttgttctttctttttaatttttttcaaagatatatgttttctttttaaaatatGGACCCTATGATATGATGGACTAGAGATGTTTTATTAAGGCGTAGCTTTAAAACATTAATCACCTATCATGTCATAATAGTGAGGTTAAATGGTTTGTTGGGTGATTTATGTTTTGTTCGTTCAATATGAGAAGTCAAGTAATTAATAGTATCACCCCTTAATTTTTCTGAAAATAAAATGTTGAAACCGAATAGGGTATTAAAAatttatatatgtacacaaacacagaaaatctacctatatatataatgtaattttttgTTGAGGGTGTTCACCCTTCACTCCCCCTAAATCAGCCCCTGCGTATAACTTAAAAAAACTctagtatatacatatatcatccaTATTCATAGAACTAGTTCTAATCAGTGAAGGTACATCCAGTTCACTTTGTTGAATATGTTATCATTGTGTCTCATACGAGCGCGCGAGAGCATCAACGATGCAATTGCTTTCTTTGAGCTATATATAGATATCTTTATTCACATAGGAGTCCAAGATTCCAAGACAAATCCAATAATAGCTCAATCCTCCACAATGTCTATCTCCAAAAGTGAAAAATTAATGGTTTGGTTTTCTCCACTTGTTTATGTGACGTTATTCTTCAAGCAATGATTCACATACCAAGTTACTTTTACGGTTCAAATTTTGAACATGAAGAATTATTTTTTGTAAGACACGTTTTTTCTTAGATGAGCTTTACGTTGCGCGAATCCTAATTATTTAGTGCTAGTAATAAAAATTTGGTATTGGAAAATTACACAAAGTCACTCTTACCATTGTATTTGTTTGTTGTTTCGTGTACAAAAACTTGTACAGGGAAAGATAATGGAGTGATTGCTTACTACTACTAATATAATTGCAACTATctcatattttatataattttacAAGTAACTATAGTTTTTCCTTTCTCCTATCTCGAGTTTCCACACTCCCAAAATAAATTGGGAGAAATGTGAAGGAAATGATGAGATACATCCATATGGAGTTAAATCGGTAACTAATTTTTCTTCACCCCATGTCCCCACCGATCCCCTCTCTTTTTCTGATATAGTACAAAAATAATGGTTGAGCTCATAATGTGTACAATTGAATTTAAGACATTTGAAGAGTGAAGACCAGGGGAGAGCCGTTTTCTTATAACCTAGATCTTCTATTACTTTGTGTAATGGTGATATTGTTTTCAACGGTTTGTCGTTTCTTAAATGGCTACTTGATCACAATAATCCTTGCCTAGTTGACTATATTTCCTATTGAAAATCTTTCTAATTTTGCAAAAATGGAGGAATGCTTGCTCTATCCACTTTCAGAGAGGGAGAGAGCAACAAAGCTAGAATTTTAAGTTTTGCACTAAGCTTCCGCTATGTTCGGAGTTCGTGAAAGGATGGAACCACAATGGTCAATTTTACGCAGCTTTACCCTATATAGAATTTTAAGTTTACGGTCCTGAAACTACATTATCATTCATAGTGTTGTTGTCTCTAAACAAGGGTGGTGCTACGATTTTGCTTAGTAAGTAGTAGTAAAGCCATAAATTTTATATATGTGTTCAACTGATAACTCCGTGGCCGCCTTTGCCGATTGTAGCTCCGGCCTGCTGTTAGGTTAGAGTGTGTTAAGGATAGAATAGCAAGGTATCATAACATAGATTAATACAGATTAATATACGGAAGTTCATATACTAATGTTAAATATGCATGAAACTTATGTTAAATATAATAGTGTTATAGGTTTAATTTGTGCCCACAGTTGTACGTAGTAAACACAAACTGAGAAAAAAAGTACACGATGTTAAATGGGAGTACATGTTTATGACCACAGTGGTACATAGTTACAGTTGGACTATTGAAAAAAGCCTGTAACATTTCTTATGGGTAAGATTTACTCGTATCGTTATTTATACCAAACTTATATGAGCATATTTATGTGTTTGCCCATATAACATATATTTTCATGAAAGACAGGTGctgaatttaaattttatgagttCTAAATTTTAAGATAGACTTCATGTGATAGTAATTGAGTTctgaattttgattttttttacatttttagtGTATTTCTTAATGTAAAGTACACATATTAAGTCAAAACTACTGGTTTTGTCGAACTTATATGACCAACCCTATTGTCAGCTCCTGCTTCTCACCTCATTAGATCATTTAATCATGATAAATTGATATGATTTAATTTAAATATCGAATAAGTTTTATCAATTTATTATTCTCAGCTCCACTCTATTTTAATTCAATTACCAAAATCGAGCTATTGTAGTCGTATTCAAGTCTACTTTCCTTCATTGCCCTATGTATGATCTGAAATTATAAGGAAAGGAAGATATTATTAATATGGATAAATGGGATATTTGTATTAAAGATTCACGAGTTACCAACTTACCGTAGAAGAAGAAAGTTACCATATGgagtaattgttttttttttctttggaatTACTACTTTTTAATAACTATGATTTTGCCCAAAAATTAACGATACAGTAGAATTATGAGTCAACTGATCAATTTTTCGTGCTGATATCAATGAATATAGGGAATACATGAATAATACGCTCCTACTACATGAAAATAGTATAAAAACATTTGAAAAGATTGCAAATAGTTATTTAATTTTTCATAGAAATCatagtaagaaaaaaaaattattgtctaAGTAATACTTTCCCTACCTTATTTTATATGATATTATTACTATTTTCAcgtcaatttatttatttatttgagaAATCAAAAAGTTTGACTACATAGATTAAATAGATTTACCTATAAACATATCATACTTTTGGCCTAGCTTCTAAATTTTGAATTTAAAATTTTCAGAGAGTTAAAAAACTAAGTAGCCGTTTGGACATgcgaaatcagcgtttggacatgcaatttcatctctgatttcatctcatgagatgaaatctcaaatcatccaaaaatgcatgatttgggatttgaaatcatgatttcaaaaaatataaatgtaaaatttgacccatacgtttatattttgtaaaaaagacccataagttggtagatatattgttcgtaccatgtgggaggattatattaaagagtagttacattattattcatgttaaatttttcttttttattgaactaaagtttgatcaattgatgttgtattttttagaaaggtcttctagtagcgaattaattttattatgaactatgatttactcatttagtaagattgtataagaattggaattttttttatggttttcacaacttgtggggtttttatgtttataagaaaactataacttaagaaatccaaattgcatgtccaaacatgatttcatctcatgggatgaaatcatgtccaaacggctccaaAGTTGGATTTTGGACGAAAACTTTAATACTTATGTTCGGAGTAGTATTATTCTCTTTTTGCACAATAccttatatatactatataaaataaaaaattattaggATTTATTTGCCCTTAACCATAAGTATTAGATTCGAATCCCAATAATAGAGCACTTTTAAATAGGAAAAACTTTGACTTCTTAACTAACTTACTCAGTATAAACTCGAACTAATCGAATAAGTGTACTTGAACAATAATTTAAGAtaaaagaggaaaaagaagataaagaaaaaaaggagaaaggGAGAAGAATGAGTGGAGAAGTTGAGGGGTTAGGAATATAAGGAGAcgcattaatttttctttttatttttaaaaaaagaaaaacaaaacaaaacaaaacaaggaGTAGTAAATTATTGAAGAAAAAGAGGGGTCAAGAACAAGAGTTAATGGGGGAGAGAGAAATGAGAAGATAGAAGAAAATGACGAGGACGTTGTGTAGCGGATGAAACTGCTCTTCTCTTAATCAGAAATAGAGGTAGAGCCAGAATTTCAATTTTATGCGTTCTGAATTTTAGAACAACTATTTCAAGTGATAATAACTAAGTTCTACATTCAATACTTATATATAGTAAATAAATTTCTTAACACATATATACTGTTTGAGCAAAAGCTTCACACTTTTAGCTCCACCCCTGATCAGAGATCTCGGTTCGAGTCTTAAATATGAAATTTTTTAGAAATACACCTTACCAAATATAAATTCGAATATAATCAAATTTTAATACGGATACCATAagcaaccaaaaaagaaaaagagaagataGAAAGAAGTAGAGAGACAAAGCAAGGTTGTCTCGTGAAGgaagatgaatatatatatatgataaatgatgttgatgatgatgatcatgAACCACCAACAAATCCTTCTtgccttaattaattaatctcccccaccgaaaaaaaaaaaacttttcttttcttcttctctcagtaaatataaataaaataaaaactcatTTCTCTTTCTTCCTTATACTCAGCATTCATTCTTTACTTCTTCCTTTTTATATCACAAGATCCCCATCtcttttcccttctttctttacATGTCTTCTTCATATCCTTTCTTGAGTCTCAGTTCATTATACTGAAACCTTCACATtatattaaacaaaaaaaaataatgtctGATTTTGGAAGACCCATGTTGGAAATAAACGGTTTAACTGATCGTTTACGAAACTCATCATTGACTTGCGTTGAAGATAAAAATGTACTCGAAATTAACAAACCTGATTTTCGAGAGCTCGATCTTGGTTCGCCTGTTTCACCTTTACGAAATGGACCTACTACAAGTAGTAGTTCTAGTTCATCTGGATCGGTTTCGGGTCGGAATAATACTTCTCATTTGGGTCCGAAAAAATCCGATTCAAGTCATTCCGGTGAACTTTCCGGGTCAGTTGAAAGCTCACCTAAAGCGGCGCGTGGGTTTAAGCCAGGCCACGCGCGGTCTTATTCCAGTGGGGGTAGCTCAGTAAACTCACCTCAGTTAAATGCACTGCCCACCGGTAATATCTGCCCGTCGGGAAAGATTTTGAAAACGGGCATGGCTAGTAAGTCGACGAAGACTGATGTTTTGGGTTCGGGTACGGGTTATTACGGGCATGGTAGTATAATGCGGGGCGGGTCGGGTCAGAAACAAGTTGGGTCGGGTGTTGGGGTTgatttgggtggggcccacacggtgAATAATAGTAGTGATCCAGAGGAGTTGAAGAGATTAGGTAATGAGAGTTATAAAAAGGGATGTTTTTTAGAGGCTTTGAATCTATATGATAAAGCTATAGTTATTTGTAAGGGAAATGCTGCTTATCATTGTAACCGGGCAGCGGCGTTGATCGGTTTAAAGAGGTTATCGGAGGCGATGAGGGAATGTCAAGAAGCGATTAGGTTGGATCCGTCGTATGTAAGAGCACATCATCGATTAGGATCTTTGTTACTTAGGTGAGTTTAAGTAATAAAGTCTTGATTTTTAGTATGTTTATGTGTGTTTTTGGTTGTTGATTATCATGAATCTTGGAAATGTGTGAATAATCTTTGTTACTTAGGTAAGTTAAGTAATAAAGTCTTGATTTTTAGAATCTTTGTGTGTGTTTTGGTTATTGTTTATCATGAATCTTGGCAATGTGTGCATAATCTTTGTTACTTAGGTAATTTAAGTATAAAGTCTTGATTTTTAGAATCTTATATGTGTGTTTTTGGTTATTGATTATGGTGAATCTTGGCAATGTGTTCATAATCTTTGTTACTTAGGTAAGTTAAGTATAAAGTCTTGTTTTTTAGAATGTTTATGTGTGTTTTGGTTTTTGATTAGCATGAATCTTGGCAATGTGTGAATAATCTTTGTTACTTTGGTAAGTTAAGTATGAAGTCTCGATTTTTAGAATCTTTATgtgtgttttggttgttgattagCATGAATCTTGCCAATGTGTGAATAATCTTTGTTACTTTGGTAAGTTAAGTATGAAGTCTCGATTTTTAGAATCTTTATgtgtgttttggttgttgattagCATGAATCTTGCCAATGTGTGAATAATCTGTGTGAGAATAATCTTTGTTACTGAGGTAAGTTTAGTAATTAAGACTTGATTTTTAGAATGTTTATGTATGTTTTGGTTATTGGTTAACATGAATCTTGGCATTGTGTGAATAATCTGTGTGTGATTTACCATATGAGATGTTGAAAATTCATGAACTTTGATGATTTTGATCTTCATTTGTGCCAAGGGGGAATGCACCTTCATATTTACTAGATCTAGCCTGATTTAGCTGATCTGGATTTGATGGTTTGGCCTCTTTTGGATTGTTCTGGCTATATTACTGTTACTTATGCTCTATGTttgcctttttttctttttcactgTTACTTATTCCCTATGTTTGCCCATTTTTCACAGGACAGCCCATTTCTCATAAGGCTGTCCTTCCGTCTTTTTTCCTGTTATTTTACCTCTCTCAATACTGTTTTTTCCCCATTCTTAGCCGGTCAAAACACCGTGTTGTTCAATTATTATTGCGATTGCTGCAGTCGCTTACGATGTGATTTGTTGATCATCTTTATTAATCATTGGCAGCATCATCCTAGTTCAAGCTTATGTCTTTCCCCTAACAATTCTATCGTTAAACATTAATATTCTTCAAGAATTCCCAGTTACACACTTTCTTTCAGCATCATGCCGTGTCCTTATCTGAATTAGGTTCTTAGAATTCACCTTGCTTATTTTGCATTGTGATGTAAGCAATCTAATTATTGTAAGGCTTGTAGTTTCGGACAGGTTGAGAAAGCCAGAGCTCACATATGTTTCCAAGGGCATCAGCCAGATCAAGTTGAGTTGCATAAGTTGCAAGCAGTGGAAAAACATATTGGCAAGTGCACTGATGCACGTAGAGTCGGTGATTGGACAAGCACGTTAAGAGAAGCCAGTGCAGCCATTGCTTCTGGAGCAGATGCATCTCCTCAGGTAAAGCAATCCTAGTGGTTCCACACATTGTAAAAGAAAGTGCTGCATGAGAGTGTTAAAGGGATAATTACATTCTTGGACCGCTCAAAAAAATAATAGCCAGCAAatatataggttttgtatattaagtataaatatacagaATCTGTGTATAGGTTCTGTATATTTTGGCTGGCCCGTTATTAATTCCAGCCGtcgggccaaaaattaaaaagaCCCAAAGTTAAATGCTGATACTGAATTACTGAAATTGAATTTACAGATATTTGCATGTAGAGCAGAAGCTCTTCTGAAGCTACATCAAGTAGAGGATGCAGAATCGTGCCTATCAATTACTCGAAAGCATGAACTATCTACCGGTTCATTCCAGTCAAAAAATTTTGGGATGCTTTCAGAGGCATACGTGTTCTTTGTGCAAGCTCAGATTGACCTGGCTCTAGGAAGGTCAGTTCAGAATGATTTGCTCAGTTTTTAAAAGGCTGTGCGGGAGTATGAGAAATTGGATCTTGAATATTTGCAGGTTTGAAAATGCAGTCAGTGCAGTCGAGAGAGCTGGACAGATTGAGCCTCGAAATATTGAAGTATCAGTTTTTCTCAACAATGTCAGGTTGGTCGGACGGGCTCGTGCTCGCGGCAATGAACTATTTAAATCGGAAAGGTACACTGAAGCATGTGCTGCTTATGGGGAAGGTCTCCGGCGTGATTCTTCAAATTCAGTTCTCTACTGCAATCGAGCAGCTTGCTGGTATAAACTTGGGCAGTGGCAAAGATCCGTGGATGACTGCAATCGAGCTCTCAGTTTCCAGCCAAATTACACTAAAGCCCTTCTTCGAAGGGCTGCCTCAAACACCAAGGTAACATCCCATAGTAAAATCTTTTATTCTAGTATCACTTGCTTGTTCCTGCCGTTgagttaagttttttttttaaattttttattattatagcTGGAAAGATGGGCTGAAGCTGTTAGAGATTATGAGGTTTTGAAGAAAGAGCTTCCATATGATAATGAGGTTGCTGAGTCGTTATTCCATGCCCAAGTTGCATTAAAGAAATCACGTGGTGAAGACGTTCACAATATGAAATTTGGTGGAGAGGTGGAATTGGTTTCTGGTCTCGAGCAGTTCCGAGCTGCGATTTCATCACCTTGTATGTTTTCCTGCCTTATAGCTTGACATTCATTAGTCTTTTTCTGCAACTCATAGATTATATTGGAAATTGCAGGTGCATCTGTGGTCCATTTTAAAGCAGCATCTAACCTACAATGCAAGCAGATATCCCCTTTCTTAGACACTTTAAGCACCAAACATCCTTCTATAAATTTTCTCAAGGTAAACAATTTTAGCAATGTTTTGTCGTTTCTTGATGGGGCAATTTCTGATTATCTTATATGCTCAGCATACTTATGAAGAAACCTTATATTCATGGGCTTTTTTCATTTTTGTCCCGTCGGCCGAAATTAATTATGGGTGCTAGCCAAAATAAACAAAACATAGACACTGATTATGTTTATTATGTTTATACAATACAGCATGTACTATTATATGTACTTATACAACacctatacatttgctggctattattcttttgagcggtccaaaaatgtaattacCCCTAGTATTGATTTCCTCTTTTCTGTTGAAGGTGGATGTGGAAGAGAGCCCAGCAATTGCTAGTGCAGAGAATGTTAGAATTGTACCGACATTTAAGATATACAAAAGGGGAAGCCGCGTGAAGGAGATGATCTGCCCAAGTCAAGAGGTGTTAGAATCGTCGGTGAGGCATTACAGTGTTTAAGTG
Protein-coding sequences here:
- the LOC132616963 gene encoding TPR repeat-containing thioredoxin TTL1-like, translating into MSDFGRPMLEINGLTDRLRNSSLTCVEDKNVLEINKPDFRELDLGSPVSPLRNGPTTSSSSSSSGSVSGRNNTSHLGPKKSDSSHSGELSGSVESSPKAARGFKPGHARSYSSGGSSVNSPQLNALPTGNICPSGKILKTGMASKSTKTDVLGSGTGYYGHGSIMRGGSGQKQVGSGVGVDLGGAHTVNNSSDPEELKRLGNESYKKGCFLEALNLYDKAIVICKGNAAYHCNRAAALIGLKRLSEAMRECQEAIRLDPSYVRAHHRLGSLLLSFGQVEKARAHICFQGHQPDQVELHKLQAVEKHIGKCTDARRVGDWTSTLREASAAIASGADASPQIFACRAEALLKLHQVEDAESCLSITRKHELSTGSFQSKNFGMLSEAYVFFVQAQIDLALGRFENAVSAVERAGQIEPRNIEVSVFLNNVRLVGRARARGNELFKSERYTEACAAYGEGLRRDSSNSVLYCNRAACWYKLGQWQRSVDDCNRALSFQPNYTKALLRRAASNTKLERWAEAVRDYEVLKKELPYDNEVAESLFHAQVALKKSRGEDVHNMKFGGEVELVSGLEQFRAAISSPCASVVHFKAASNLQCKQISPFLDTLSTKHPSINFLKVDVEESPAIASAENVRIVPTFKIYKRGSRVKEMICPSQEVLESSVRHYSV